Proteins from one Streptococcus mitis B6 genomic window:
- a CDS encoding GntR family transcriptional regulator: MAIPKYQYIKDELKNKIISGQFASGDKFYTEAELIAMYDVSSITVVRALNDLAKDGYIVRQQGKGTFVSRARKHKLVEFSDVEVFETKDDKVTVLSIERGNKLNYLEKLGLRGDQFYYKIERVRETNGVVYIYHTSYIPEQYINANYPNLEYYSSIYNRFKLDYHIHMNDEHFEEINEIAFPTPEHAASVLGVDEQFPSVLQTKTTKLESTGQVLAYSETYKRADYYKIKFISCDRDH; the protein is encoded by the coding sequence ATGGCAATTCCAAAGTATCAATATATAAAAGATGAATTAAAGAACAAAATCATTTCTGGCCAATTCGCTAGTGGAGATAAATTTTACACTGAAGCTGAATTGATCGCTATGTATGATGTAAGTTCTATCACAGTTGTCCGCGCCTTAAACGACCTTGCCAAAGACGGCTATATTGTCCGCCAACAAGGAAAGGGTACATTCGTTTCACGCGCACGCAAACACAAACTCGTAGAGTTTTCTGATGTAGAAGTTTTTGAAACTAAAGATGATAAAGTTACCGTCCTTTCTATTGAGCGCGGAAACAAATTAAACTACTTAGAAAAACTTGGACTACGCGGTGACCAGTTCTACTACAAGATTGAACGTGTACGCGAAACAAATGGTGTCGTATACATCTATCACACATCTTATATTCCAGAACAATACATCAACGCAAATTATCCAAATCTTGAATATTATAGCTCTATCTATAACCGTTTCAAATTGGATTATCACATCCACATGAATGATGAACATTTTGAAGAAATCAACGAAATAGCATTTCCAACTCCAGAACATGCGGCTTCAGTCCTTGGAGTCGATGAACAATTCCCTAGCGTTTTACAAACCAAGACGACTAAACTAGAGTCTACTGGTCAAGTTCTCGCATACAGCGAAACATATAAACGAGCAGATTACTACAAAATCAAATTCATTTCATGTGACCGTGATCACTAA
- a CDS encoding glycoside hydrolase family 35 protein, translating into MTRFDIRDDFYLDGKPFKILSGAIHYFRIPPEDWYHSLYNLKALGFNTVETYVAWNLHEPREGEFHFEGALDLERFLQTAQDLGLYAIVRPSPFICAEWEFGGLPAWLLTKNMRIRSSAPAYIEAVGRYYDQLLSRLVPHLLDNGGNILMMQVENEYGSYGEDKAYLRAIRQLMEDRGVTCPLFTSDGPWRATLKAGTLIEDDLFVTGNFGSKAPYNFSQMQEFFDEHGKKWPLMCMEFWDGWFNRWKEPIITRDPKELADAVREVLEQGSINLYMFHGGTNFGFMNGCSARGTLDLPQVTSYDYDALLDEEGNPTAKYLAVKKMMATHFPEYPQLEPLYKESMKVDAIPLAEKVSLFETLDSLSSPIESLYPQKMEELGQSYGYLLYRTEASWDAEEERLRIIDGRDRAQLFVDGQWISTQYQTEIGEDIFYQGQKEALSRIDILIENMGRVNYGHKFLADTQRKGIRTGVCKDLHFLLNWKHYPLPLDNPEKIDFSKGWTEGQPAFYAYDFTVREPKDTYLDLSEFGKGVAFVNGRNIGRFWNVGPTLSLYIPHSYLKEGANRIIIFETEGEYKEEIHLTRKPTLKHIKGENL; encoded by the coding sequence ATGACACGATTTGATATTAGGGACGATTTCTATTTAGATGGGAAACCGTTCAAGATTTTGTCCGGCGCCATTCATTATTTTAGGATTCCTCCAGAAGATTGGTATCATTCACTCTACAACTTGAAAGCCCTTGGCTTTAATACGGTAGAGACTTATGTAGCTTGGAATTTACATGAGCCTCGTGAGGGTGAGTTTCATTTTGAAGGAGCTCTGGATTTGGAGCGATTTCTACAGACAGCACAAGATTTGGGTCTCTACGCTATCGTTCGTCCCTCTCCCTTCATCTGTGCGGAGTGGGAATTCGGTGGCTTACCGGCTTGGCTTTTAACCAAGAATATGCGGATTCGCTCATCCGCCCCAGCCTATATTGAAGCTGTCGGTCGCTACTATGACCAGCTCTTGTCACGATTGGTTCCACATTTGTTGGACAATGGTGGCAATATCCTTATGATGCAGGTTGAAAATGAGTATGGTTCTTATGGAGAAGATAAGGCTTACCTAAGAGCAATTCGACAGTTGATGGAAGATCGTGGCGTAACCTGTCCACTCTTTACATCAGATGGTCCATGGCGAGCTACTCTGAAAGCTGGAACCTTAATCGAAGATGACCTCTTTGTAACAGGCAACTTTGGTTCTAAGGCCCCTTACAACTTTTCACAGATGCAGGAATTCTTTGATGAACATGGCAAGAAATGGCCACTCATGTGTATGGAGTTCTGGGATGGCTGGTTCAATCGTTGGAAGGAACCGATTATCACACGGGACCCAAAAGAATTGGCAGATGCAGTTCGAGAAGTTTTGGAACAAGGTTCCATCAATCTATACATGTTTCATGGTGGTACAAATTTTGGCTTCATGAATGGTTGTTCGGCTCGAGGAACTTTGGACCTGCCACAGGTTACATCTTATGATTATGATGCCCTTCTGGATGAAGAAGGAAATCCAACTGCCAAATATTTGGCAGTCAAGAAGATGATGGCGACACATTTCCCAGAGTATCCGCAGTTGGAACCACTCTATAAGGAAAGCATGAAAGTGGACGCTATTCCACTTGCTGAAAAAGTTTCCTTGTTTGAAACCTTAGATAGCTTGTCCAGTCCTATAGAAAGTCTCTATCCTCAAAAGATGGAGGAGCTAGGACAAAGTTATGGCTATCTTCTCTATCGTACTGAGGCAAGTTGGGATGCAGAAGAGGAAAGACTTCGTATCATTGATGGACGTGACCGTGCTCAACTCTTTGTAGATGGTCAATGGATTTCCACTCAATACCAGACAGAGATTGGGGAAGATATTTTCTATCAAGGTCAAAAGGAAGCGCTATCTAGAATTGACATATTGATAGAAAATATGGGGCGTGTCAACTATGGGCATAAGTTCTTAGCCGATACGCAACGTAAGGGAATCCGAACAGGAGTTTGTAAGGATTTGCACTTCTTACTAAACTGGAAACACTATCCACTCCCACTGGATAATCCTGAGAAAATTGATTTTTCAAAAGGATGGACAGAAGGACAACCAGCCTTTTACGCTTATGACTTTACAGTCCGAGAGCCAAAAGATACTTACCTAGACTTGTCTGAGTTTGGTAAGGGGGTTGCCTTTGTCAATGGGCGGAACATAGGACGTTTTTGGAACGTCGGTCCAACCCTCTCGCTTTATATCCCTCATAGCTATCTCAAGGAAGGTGCCAACCGCATCATTATCTTTGAAACAGAAGGTGAATATAAAGAAGAGATTCATTTAACTCGTAAACCTACACTAAAACATATAAAGGGGGAAAACTTATGA
- a CDS encoding PTS sugar transporter subunit IIB — protein sequence MTIVGCRIDGRLIHGQVANLWAGKLNVSRIMVVDDEVVNNDVEKSGLKLATPPGVKLSILPIEKAAANILAGKYDSQRLFIVARKPDRFLGLVEAGVPLETLNVGNMSQTPETRAITRSINVVDKDVEDFHKLAEKGVKLTAQMVPNDPVSDFLSLLK from the coding sequence ATGACAATTGTAGGATGCCGTATCGATGGACGTTTGATCCACGGACAAGTAGCCAATCTTTGGGCTGGAAAACTAAATGTTTCACGTATTATGGTTGTAGATGACGAAGTTGTCAACAATGACGTTGAAAAGAGTGGTTTGAAACTCGCGACACCACCAGGTGTGAAATTGAGTATTTTGCCAATTGAAAAAGCGGCAGCCAATATTCTTGCTGGAAAATACGATAGCCAACGTCTCTTTATCGTGGCTCGTAAGCCAGATCGCTTCCTTGGTTTGGTAGAAGCAGGTGTACCACTTGAAACCCTTAATGTTGGGAATATGTCTCAAACACCAGAAACTCGCGCCATCACACGTTCCATCAACGTAGTGGACAAGGATGTGGAAGACTTCCACAAATTGGCAGAAAAAGGTGTTAAACTTACTGCTCAAATGGTTCCAAATGATCCAGTTTCAGACTTTTTGAGCTTATTAAAATAG